A region of Planktomarina temperata RCA23 DNA encodes the following proteins:
- a CDS encoding TIM barrel protein → MTRANRPRYAARLNAFKQLSPGSDVKDWIVAAGQVGGLGAADLNFPDHFAAHDATQMANFLSDAELTLNGVAMRYYTDPGFKLGAFTHPDLAVRKAALDITKQGIDVCAAMGGKTVTLWMGQDGFDYAFQMDYAAAWDRTIETISDLCAHNLAIDIAIEYKPNEPRAYALMPDIGTTLLACKEVSAPNLGVTLDFAHVLYADEMPAHSAALIGRHSRMIGLHLNDGYGKRDDGLMVGSVHAIQTVELLVAMLRMNQTDVIYFDTFPDMGGLNPIEEARTNVALTDRLMDIAEVLADDAMLADAIDKQDAAQSHRIVAKALYGS, encoded by the coding sequence ATGACTCGCGCCAATCGCCCTCGCTACGCGGCTCGCCTAAATGCATTCAAGCAGCTTTCACCTGGATCAGATGTGAAAGACTGGATCGTGGCTGCTGGCCAAGTTGGGGGTTTAGGTGCGGCGGACCTGAACTTTCCTGATCATTTCGCCGCGCATGACGCTACCCAGATGGCAAATTTTTTGAGCGATGCTGAGCTTACGCTGAACGGCGTTGCGATGCGGTACTATACTGACCCGGGATTCAAGCTAGGTGCTTTTACGCACCCCGATCTGGCCGTTCGCAAAGCGGCTCTCGATATTACCAAACAAGGCATCGATGTTTGTGCCGCGATGGGTGGCAAGACGGTCACACTTTGGATGGGACAAGACGGTTTCGACTATGCCTTTCAGATGGATTACGCCGCCGCATGGGATCGAACAATTGAAACTATTTCAGATTTATGCGCCCATAATCTCGCCATAGATATTGCGATAGAGTACAAACCAAATGAACCGCGTGCCTACGCACTCATGCCCGATATAGGTACGACATTGCTGGCCTGTAAGGAAGTCAGTGCACCCAATCTTGGGGTCACTCTTGATTTCGCCCATGTACTCTACGCTGATGAAATGCCTGCTCATTCGGCCGCGCTGATCGGTCGACATTCACGAATGATCGGGCTACATTTGAATGACGGCTATGGCAAACGCGACGATGGACTGATGGTTGGATCGGTTCACGCAATCCAAACAGTTGAGCTTTTGGTAGCCATGTTACGGATGAACCAGACCGACGTGATCTACTTTGACACCTTCCCTGATATGGGTGGCTTAAATCCAATAGAAGAGGCGCGTACCAACGTAGCATTGACTGACCGTTTGATGGATATTGCAGAGGTGCTTGCTGATGATGCAATGCTTGCGGATGCAATCGATAAACAAGACGCTGCCCAATCGCATCGCATAGTCGCAAAAGCGCTGTATGGCTCATGA
- a CDS encoding GntR family transcriptional regulator gives MSTLEISVPLSPLSCYNGTLSSRVYHSLKDAILSLAYEPGQIMRKQDICEQLDISRSPVSEAVTRLAAEGLVDVIPQAGTFVARFSMAEIREGAFLREALEIAAVERVAKTINDDQVKLLQRNLRVQQAFVDDLDVQGFYQLDSEMHNLILGFTNYRRLAVMAQTSWLQVNRARQLILPNQDRVAETLAEHKAIVSALQARDPAAARQATKKHLGQLLFHLEAIELDRPELFDKK, from the coding sequence ATGTCAACACTTGAGATTTCAGTCCCTTTGTCGCCTTTATCTTGCTACAACGGCACCTTGTCGAGCCGCGTCTATCATAGCCTGAAGGACGCGATTTTATCACTGGCTTATGAGCCTGGGCAAATCATGCGCAAACAGGATATCTGCGAACAATTAGATATTTCTCGTAGTCCGGTATCTGAAGCGGTGACGCGGTTAGCTGCTGAAGGTCTGGTTGATGTTATTCCGCAGGCAGGCACCTTTGTTGCTCGATTTTCGATGGCTGAAATTCGAGAAGGAGCATTCTTACGCGAAGCGTTGGAAATCGCCGCCGTAGAGCGTGTTGCAAAAACTATTAATGATGATCAAGTCAAACTGCTCCAAAGAAATCTTCGGGTTCAACAAGCCTTTGTGGATGACCTAGACGTCCAAGGTTTCTACCAATTAGACAGCGAAATGCACAATTTGATCTTAGGCTTTACCAATTACCGGCGCCTGGCTGTGATGGCCCAAACAAGTTGGCTTCAAGTCAATAGAGCGCGGCAATTAATTCTGCCAAACCAAGATCGGGTGGCTGAAACGCTTGCCGAGCATAAAGCCATCGTTTCAGCGCTGCAAGCGCGTGACCCAGCAGCGGCGCGACAGGCGACAAAGAAGCATTTGGGCCAATTGCTTTTTCACTTAGAAGCTATTGAGCTTGATCGTCCAGAATTGTTTGACAAGAAATGA
- a CDS encoding enolase C-terminal domain-like protein, producing MLVWLVVDSHAKIEDKMPAHIARYSVHDVRFPTSHSLDGSDAMNKAPDYSAAYVVLHVDGGANGHGMTFTIGRGNEICCAAIAAVADLLVGREIEGLFADMGATWKLITGDSQLRWTGPEKGVIHLAAAAVINAVWDMYGKHLGQPVWRLIAGMAPDEMVSLVDWRYLSDALSPSEAIERLQDRASGKEARMLEMETTGYPAYTTSAGWLGYSDDKIRSLMRAALADGWTHFKMKVGGNLEDDSRRAAIIRSEIGPDRFLMMDANQVWGVQEAITNMDRLAEFDPWWIEEPTSPDDILGHARIARAVAPIKVATGEHCHNAVMFKQLMQANAIDVCQVDSCRLAGPNEILGVMLMADKFDIPVCPHAGGVGLCELIQHMSFVDYIAVSGNLENRVLEYVDHLHDHFLDPVRTKNGYYLTPQKPGFSVEMKADSIESYTFPTGNVWAS from the coding sequence ATGCTAGTATGGTTAGTAGTGGACAGCCACGCTAAAATTGAGGACAAAATGCCCGCGCATATAGCCCGTTATTCAGTCCATGATGTTCGTTTTCCAACCAGCCACTCTCTGGATGGATCAGATGCGATGAACAAGGCCCCTGACTATTCAGCGGCGTATGTGGTGCTGCATGTCGATGGTGGGGCCAATGGCCACGGCATGACCTTCACAATTGGCCGAGGCAATGAGATTTGCTGTGCCGCAATTGCGGCCGTTGCAGATCTTCTGGTCGGAAGAGAGATCGAAGGGTTGTTTGCTGACATGGGCGCCACGTGGAAGCTTATCACAGGTGATAGTCAGTTGCGTTGGACCGGCCCTGAAAAAGGTGTGATCCATCTCGCAGCGGCGGCGGTCATTAATGCGGTCTGGGACATGTACGGCAAGCACTTGGGCCAACCTGTTTGGCGATTGATCGCCGGGATGGCGCCTGATGAGATGGTTTCACTCGTTGACTGGCGTTATCTTTCTGATGCTTTGTCACCATCGGAAGCTATAGAGCGACTACAAGATCGCGCTTCTGGCAAAGAAGCTCGGATGCTCGAAATGGAAACCACAGGCTATCCTGCGTACACGACATCCGCTGGTTGGCTTGGCTATTCTGACGACAAGATCAGGTCTTTGATGCGAGCGGCATTAGCCGATGGTTGGACCCATTTTAAGATGAAGGTTGGCGGAAACCTTGAAGACGATTCTAGGCGCGCAGCGATTATTCGGAGCGAAATTGGGCCAGACCGGTTTCTTATGATGGATGCTAACCAGGTCTGGGGTGTGCAAGAAGCGATCACTAACATGGACAGATTGGCTGAGTTTGACCCATGGTGGATTGAAGAGCCGACTAGCCCCGATGATATTTTGGGCCACGCGCGAATTGCACGTGCAGTTGCACCGATCAAAGTAGCAACTGGAGAGCATTGCCACAATGCCGTGATGTTCAAACAGTTGATGCAGGCTAACGCTATCGACGTATGTCAGGTAGACAGTTGCCGACTGGCCGGGCCCAACGAGATCCTGGGCGTCATGCTGATGGCTGACAAATTTGACATCCCGGTTTGTCCACATGCAGGCGGGGTCGGGCTTTGCGAGCTAATTCAGCACATGAGCTTTGTGGATTACATCGCAGTATCAGGAAATCTGGAAAACCGGGTGCTCGAATATGTTGACCACCTGCATGATCATTTCCTCGATCCCGTGCGCACAAAAAACGGGTATTACCTCACGCCGCAAAAGCCGGGCTTCTCCGTCGAAATGAAGGCTGATAGCATCGAAAGTTATACATTTCCGACAGGGAATGTATGGGCGAGCTAA
- a CDS encoding fatty acid desaturase family protein → MNTNYQLSVDTGRLAVENGTANPKWFRPDVDPHNIRNLMQKSDAIAIRDTAIWLGMMIVSAGCAVAFWPSVWSVPFWLVYGVLYGSAADSRWHECGHKTAFKTTWMNNAVYQLASFMIMRNPAIWQASHVRHHTDTIIVGRDPEIVAMRPPDLARIALAFVGVVDVYIAFKRMILHASGRIDPEEATYVAAKDHAKVFRVARIWLFIYGCTIAAAVLMTSLLPLMLIGFPRLYGAWHHVLTGLLQHVGLAENVSDHRLNTRTVLMNPVSRFIYLNMNYHLEHHMFTMVPYYNLPKLHELIKHDVPRPEPSILAAYKRLLPVLIKQLHYQDAVIVPDLPAGATPYRTEVEKLRPHAV, encoded by the coding sequence ATGAACACTAATTATCAACTTTCCGTCGATACGGGGCGTTTGGCGGTCGAGAATGGAACGGCCAATCCAAAGTGGTTCCGTCCCGATGTTGATCCACACAACATTCGGAACCTGATGCAAAAATCTGATGCGATTGCGATACGCGACACAGCAATATGGCTCGGTATGATGATTGTAAGTGCTGGATGTGCGGTCGCATTTTGGCCATCGGTTTGGTCCGTGCCTTTCTGGTTGGTTTATGGTGTTCTTTATGGGTCTGCAGCAGACTCGCGTTGGCATGAATGTGGTCATAAGACCGCATTCAAAACTACTTGGATGAACAATGCAGTCTATCAACTCGCTAGTTTTATGATAATGCGCAACCCCGCAATCTGGCAGGCCAGCCACGTGCGCCATCACACAGATACAATCATAGTGGGGCGTGATCCCGAAATCGTTGCAATGCGTCCACCAGATTTGGCACGCATCGCTTTGGCATTTGTCGGGGTCGTTGATGTCTACATCGCTTTCAAGCGCATGATCCTGCACGCCAGTGGTCGAATTGATCCTGAAGAAGCCACGTATGTTGCCGCAAAGGATCACGCCAAGGTCTTCCGTGTCGCTCGCATTTGGCTTTTTATTTATGGCTGCACCATTGCGGCGGCAGTTTTGATGACTTCTCTTTTGCCGCTTATGCTGATAGGTTTTCCGCGACTTTACGGTGCATGGCACCATGTATTGACGGGTTTATTGCAGCATGTCGGTCTAGCCGAAAACGTTTCCGATCACCGCCTGAACACGCGCACCGTGTTGATGAACCCTGTTAGCCGATTCATCTACTTAAATATGAATTATCATTTAGAACACCACATGTTCACAATGGTCCCCTATTATAACTTGCCAAAACTACATGAATTGATCAAACATGATGTCCCGCGACCAGAACCGTCAATCCTTGCAGCGTATAAGCGACTGCTTCCAGTGCTCATAAAGCAGCTGCATTATCAAGACGCTGTCATTGTGCCAGATCTACCTGCTGGAGCTACCCCATATCGGACAGAGGTAGAAAAGTTGCGGCCTCATGCAGTCTAA
- a CDS encoding DUF2924 domain-containing protein, which yields MGIDIAALDTAGRDELLEHWRSLIGRPPPKHISRSLLIQIIAFELQSKQHRGFSKRLSQRLKRAAMRDVMRPAFKPGSSFVRGCCQTNENSHQIAGAA from the coding sequence ATGGGAATTGATATAGCTGCATTGGACACAGCGGGCCGCGATGAACTTTTGGAGCACTGGCGGTCTTTGATTGGAAGGCCGCCGCCCAAGCATATCAGCCGCAGCCTGCTGATCCAGATAATAGCTTTTGAACTGCAATCAAAGCAACACAGGGGCTTTTCCAAAAGGCTGAGCCAGCGCCTCAAACGCGCAGCGATGCGCGATGTTATGCGCCCCGCCTTTAAGCCCGGTAGCAGCTTTGTGCGCGGGTGCTGTCAGACGAATGAGAACTCGCATCAGATTGCAGGCGCAGCCTGA
- a CDS encoding IS6 family transposase, translated as MTKYSPFRYFKTSPEIIRLAVMLYVRFPLSLRNVEDLLHERGIEISHETVRFWWNRFGPMFAAEIRRNRVSRMRSYSNWQWHLDEVFVKINGEMHYLWRAVDHEGEVLESYVTKRRDRKAALQFLRKAMKRYGGPEVVVTDKLRSYGAAMKVVGNADRQETGRWVNNRAENSHLPFRRRERAMLRFRQMRCLQKFAAVHSSVHNHFNQERHFYSRDNFKLNRSAALTEWRQLLSA; from the coding sequence ATGACAAAATATTCCCCATTCAGGTACTTTAAAACGAGCCCTGAGATCATCCGCTTGGCTGTGATGCTTTATGTTCGTTTTCCGCTCTCACTCCGTAACGTGGAAGATCTTCTGCACGAACGAGGCATTGAGATCAGCCACGAAACAGTTCGGTTTTGGTGGAATAGATTTGGTCCGATGTTTGCTGCTGAGATCCGAAGAAACCGGGTCAGTCGGATGCGATCTTATTCGAACTGGCAATGGCACTTGGACGAGGTTTTCGTAAAGATCAACGGAGAGATGCATTACCTCTGGCGGGCCGTTGATCACGAAGGTGAGGTGCTGGAAAGTTATGTTACCAAGCGCCGAGACCGCAAAGCGGCATTGCAATTTCTCAGAAAAGCAATGAAGCGCTACGGCGGGCCAGAAGTAGTTGTGACGGATAAACTACGTTCCTACGGCGCTGCAATGAAAGTTGTTGGCAACGCGGATCGGCAGGAAACGGGTCGCTGGGTAAACAATAGGGCTGAGAATTCCCACTTGCCGTTTCGACGAAGAGAACGCGCTATGCTCCGCTTCCGACAGATGCGCTGTCTGCAAAAGTTCGCTGCCGTCCACTCTTCAGTCCACAACCATTTCAATCAAGAGCGCCACTTCTACTCACGAGACAATTTCAAGCTCAATCGATCCGCCGCTCTTACTGAGTGGCGCCAACTATTGAGCGCATAG
- a CDS encoding LysE family translocator, translating into MIAETLPLFLFVLAGLFSPGPNVVMLTASGARFGFRATVPHLLGVPFGTGILAAGSALGLSTLLLTLPALKLLFQIGAALWILWLAWQTALAGRTEKTQDRGGPFTFRQAILFQAVNPKVWAITLAASAGFGIGLAPHQEALRLFVVFAGINLGVCLFWTTFGHLLSNFLHSENVWRAFMTLMAALMASTVILIFA; encoded by the coding sequence TTGATAGCCGAAACTCTTCCATTGTTTTTGTTTGTACTGGCTGGGTTGTTTTCGCCCGGCCCGAATGTTGTCATGCTGACTGCATCGGGTGCAAGGTTTGGGTTTAGGGCCACGGTTCCACACTTGCTGGGCGTTCCGTTTGGGACTGGAATTTTGGCCGCCGGAAGCGCACTGGGGCTGAGTACACTTCTGCTGACCTTACCGGCACTAAAATTGTTGTTTCAAATAGGAGCCGCTCTTTGGATTTTGTGGCTGGCATGGCAGACAGCCCTGGCAGGGCGCACCGAAAAAACACAAGACCGTGGGGGCCCATTTACTTTTCGTCAGGCAATCCTGTTTCAGGCTGTAAATCCCAAGGTCTGGGCGATCACGCTCGCGGCCTCAGCAGGATTTGGAATTGGGCTTGCCCCCCATCAAGAGGCACTGCGCTTGTTCGTTGTTTTTGCTGGCATCAATTTGGGTGTGTGCCTGTTTTGGACAACATTCGGCCATTTGCTTTCAAATTTCTTGCATTCCGAGAATGTTTGGCGCGCTTTTATGACTTTGATGGCCGCATTGATGGCCAGCACAGTCATTCTGATATTTGCCTAA
- a CDS encoding TAXI family TRAP transporter solute-binding subunit, with product MILTRKFFVGISIAILILIFFYLSMPPREITIYVAPGGTHLDTAEIYKPKFAARGLTLNIQKRSDIANIKSHVGQANGEPTIGFSGTALTSADLPNIRAAGVTTIMPMFVFVKSEFADGRLSDLNGKQVCLPPAQSITTLMALEVLTAYGISDDNSKINYFGLQDLLKSLKSGSCDAGIIILATDSQIIKDLTTNSDLSILDFPDSRAISTKVENTEEVIIPIGAFDSINQLPKKNIRLIGVPNTVIFRSDLDPEIIYALLQIMKESHAAATMVTKAFDFPKPAQQLLIEDDTVKNFYENGLPWSSRALPFWLSSLLNKYSVILVFLITISIAFNQVLNYFNWGGYLLRTFSKKTQD from the coding sequence ATGATATTAACAAGAAAATTTTTTGTAGGCATTTCAATTGCAATATTAATACTAATCTTTTTTTATCTCTCAATGCCTCCAAGGGAGATTACAATCTACGTGGCTCCGGGAGGAACCCATTTAGACACAGCTGAAATCTACAAGCCAAAATTTGCAGCACGAGGTTTGACCTTAAACATCCAAAAAAGATCCGATATAGCAAATATAAAAAGTCATGTAGGACAAGCGAATGGCGAGCCTACCATCGGTTTTTCTGGAACCGCATTAACCTCTGCGGATCTACCTAACATCCGTGCCGCTGGTGTTACAACAATAATGCCAATGTTTGTTTTTGTTAAAAGTGAGTTTGCTGACGGTCGTTTATCTGATTTGAATGGGAAACAGGTTTGCCTACCTCCAGCGCAAAGTATAACTACTTTAATGGCCCTTGAAGTTTTAACAGCCTACGGCATTTCAGACGATAACTCGAAAATAAATTACTTTGGTTTGCAAGATTTACTGAAATCGTTGAAATCTGGTAGCTGTGATGCTGGAATAATTATTTTAGCGACAGATAGCCAAATAATAAAAGATTTAACGACGAATTCTGACTTATCAATTTTGGATTTTCCGGATAGCCGAGCAATCAGTACAAAGGTTGAAAATACTGAAGAAGTTATCATACCAATCGGGGCTTTTGACTCAATTAATCAGCTTCCGAAAAAAAATATCCGACTAATTGGAGTGCCAAACACAGTAATTTTTCGAAGTGACTTAGACCCCGAAATAATATACGCTCTATTACAAATTATGAAAGAAAGTCATGCTGCAGCCACAATGGTTACAAAAGCGTTTGACTTTCCAAAACCAGCTCAGCAACTCCTGATAGAAGATGATACAGTCAAGAACTTTTACGAAAACGGTCTTCCTTGGTCATCTAGAGCGTTACCTTTCTGGTTATCAAGTTTGCTTAACAAATATTCAGTTATTCTGGTTTTTCTGATAACGATTAGTATTGCTTTTAATCAGGTGCTCAATTATTTTAATTGGGGAGGATATTTACTTAGAACCTTCTCAAAAAAGACACAGGATTAG
- a CDS encoding SDR family oxidoreductase — protein sequence MAGELNGKIAAVTGGASGIGLASVESMLSAGAQVVIVDRDAIALKAICDRYGDAAIPLVIDLLDPVDCATLIPKILELCGQLDILHCNAGSYVGGDLIENDTSAIDRMMNLNVNVVMKNVHDVLPHMIERGSGDIIVTSSLAAHFPTPWEPVYASSKWAINCFVQTVRRQVFKHGIRVGSISPGPVITALLSDWPPEKLQEARDSGSLLETSEVAEVVMFMLTRPRGMTIRDVVMMPTNFDL from the coding sequence ATGGCTGGTGAATTGAATGGAAAAATTGCTGCGGTCACTGGCGGAGCGTCAGGAATAGGGCTCGCAAGTGTCGAGTCGATGCTCTCTGCAGGGGCACAGGTGGTTATCGTTGACCGTGATGCCATTGCGCTGAAGGCAATTTGTGACAGGTATGGCGACGCCGCCATTCCGCTTGTTATCGACCTGTTGGATCCAGTGGATTGCGCGACATTGATTCCTAAAATTCTGGAGCTGTGCGGCCAGCTCGACATTCTACATTGTAACGCGGGCTCATACGTCGGTGGCGATTTGATTGAAAATGACACCAGTGCCATTGATCGCATGATGAATCTGAACGTCAACGTTGTGATGAAGAATGTACACGATGTATTGCCACACATGATCGAACGAGGATCGGGCGACATAATCGTCACCAGCTCTCTGGCTGCTCACTTTCCCACCCCATGGGAGCCCGTATATGCATCGTCCAAATGGGCTATTAACTGCTTCGTCCAGACTGTTCGTCGACAAGTTTTCAAGCATGGCATCCGCGTAGGCTCCATATCACCGGGGCCAGTTATCACGGCCTTGCTGTCAGATTGGCCACCGGAGAAACTACAAGAGGCGCGAGACTCTGGAAGCCTGTTGGAAACGAGTGAAGTCGCTGAAGTTGTTATGTTCATGTTGACGCGACCTCGCGGAATGACAATTCGGGACGTTGTGATGATGCCTACAAACTTCGATCTCTAA
- a CDS encoding tetratricopeptide repeat protein translates to MTELTIDQALQQGVEAHKAGQVQEADRLYTAILKAQPKHPDANHNMGVLAVGVGKVQEALPFFKTALEANPATAQFWLSYIDALIKLEKLADAKAVLDQAKSKGAKGDGFDKLEQRLKDAGQEPIKGKQVASEPQLKQPNILDTLKLDQAISLAKKKAKDGSPEEAKRIYQDILTKFPKNKRASDGLKGLVGRPVGKASKVQEPPQAQTQALINLYSQGQLQQALQEAGTLVQQFPQSAILFNIQGAVLKGLGQLDASVEAYNKALAIKPDNADAYNNMGVTLQEQGKLEEAIEAYNKALAIKPNYAEAYYNMGNALKDQGKLEEAIEAYNKALDIKPDHAEAYKNMGVTLQDQGKLEEAIEAYNKAIIIKPDNAEAYYNMGIVLKDQGKLEEAIEAYNKALDIKPDFAEAYGNMGTALADQGKLEEAIEAYNKALNIKPDFAEAYGNMGIVLKDQGKPVEAIEAYNKSLAIKPDYAEAYNNMGNALKEQGKLEEAIEAYNKALSIKPGYAEAHRNLSLVTKYNSDTAQISEVKALLQRTGLNDSDRCKLLYTHAKMQEDLGDLSDAFDSYVAGGGLRQTLLGYEFTQDEHLFGRIKQKVPQFKDVALNVTGKPITHTPIFILGMPRSGTTLVEQIVSSHTEVTGAGELAYVSQFGTKLVAGATSPTLKAVSVFRERYLTELAKRAEGQAFVTDKMPHNFRYIALICAAFPEAKIVHVQRNAEATCWSNFKHYFVSKDLGYSYDLRDTVKYYGLYKDLMHFWSQSYSDRIYNLDYDKLTEDQESETRGLIEYLELNWEDACLAPQNNKRSVKTASQQQVRQKVYKGSSQAWRKYEPFLGGVFDGLEAY, encoded by the coding sequence ATGACAGAACTTACAATTGATCAAGCTCTACAGCAAGGTGTTGAGGCTCATAAGGCAGGACAGGTGCAAGAGGCTGATCGCCTTTATACCGCCATTTTAAAAGCCCAGCCCAAGCATCCTGATGCGAACCACAATATGGGTGTACTGGCTGTAGGCGTTGGCAAGGTTCAAGAAGCTCTGCCGTTCTTCAAGACGGCACTGGAGGCTAATCCTGCTACAGCGCAGTTCTGGCTTAGTTACATTGATGCTCTGATTAAGTTGGAGAAATTGGCTGATGCCAAGGCAGTGCTGGATCAAGCCAAGAGCAAGGGCGCTAAGGGTGATGGCTTTGATAAGCTGGAGCAACGGCTAAAGGATGCTGGACAAGAGCCTATAAAGGGGAAGCAGGTAGCTTCTGAACCACAGCTTAAGCAGCCAAATATCTTAGATACTCTCAAACTGGATCAAGCGATCAGTCTTGCAAAGAAGAAAGCAAAAGACGGCTCTCCTGAAGAAGCTAAGCGTATCTATCAGGATATTTTGACTAAGTTCCCTAAGAACAAAAGAGCCAGTGATGGGCTGAAGGGGTTAGTGGGAAGGCCTGTTGGGAAAGCCTCTAAAGTTCAGGAGCCACCACAAGCTCAGACACAAGCACTGATTAATCTCTACAGCCAAGGGCAGCTTCAGCAAGCGTTACAGGAGGCTGGGACCTTAGTTCAGCAATTCCCACAGTCAGCCATCTTGTTCAACATCCAAGGGGCTGTACTTAAAGGCCTGGGACAACTTGATGCCTCCGTTGAGGCTTATAACAAAGCTCTAGCTATCAAGCCTGATAATGCTGATGCCTACAACAACATGGGCGTCACTCTCCAAGAGCAAGGTAAGCTGGAGGAGGCTATAGAGGCTTACAACAAAGCTCTAGCTATCAAGCCTAATTATGCTGAAGCCTACTACAACATGGGCAATGCTCTCAAAGATCAAGGTAAGCTGGAAGAGGCGATAGAGGCTTACAACAAAGCTCTAGATATCAAACCTGACCACGCTGAAGCCTACAAAAACATGGGCGTTACTCTCCAAGACCAAGGTAAGCTGGAAGAGGCCATAGAGGCATACAACAAAGCTATAATCATAAAGCCTGATAACGCAGAAGCTTACTACAACATGGGCATTGTTCTCAAAGACCAAGGCAAGCTGGAAGAGGCGATAGAGGCTTACAACAAAGCTCTAGATATCAAGCCTGATTTTGCTGAAGCCTACGGCAACATGGGTACTGCCCTTGCAGACCAAGGTAAGCTGGAAGAGGCAATAGAGGCTTACAACAAAGCTTTAAACATCAAGCCTGATTTTGCTGAAGCCTACGGCAACATGGGCATTGTCCTCAAAGACCAAGGTAAGCCGGTAGAGGCTATAGAAGCTTACAACAAGTCCCTAGCCATCAAGCCTGATTACGCTGAAGCCTACAACAACATGGGCAATGCTCTCAAAGAACAAGGTAAGCTGGAAGAGGCTATAGAGGCTTACAACAAAGCTCTATCCATCAAGCCTGGTTATGCAGAAGCACACAGGAATTTGAGTCTTGTAACTAAGTATAACTCTGACACCGCTCAGATTAGTGAAGTTAAAGCGTTGTTGCAGCGGACTGGTTTAAACGACTCAGATCGATGCAAATTGCTCTACACACATGCTAAAATGCAGGAGGATCTGGGAGATTTGAGCGACGCATTTGATAGCTACGTGGCTGGGGGGGGTCTCAGGCAGACGTTACTAGGGTATGAGTTCACCCAAGATGAGCATTTGTTTGGTCGAATTAAACAAAAAGTACCACAGTTTAAAGATGTTGCCCTCAACGTAACTGGTAAACCAATCACGCATACCCCCATCTTTATTCTTGGGATGCCCAGATCTGGAACGACATTAGTTGAACAAATAGTTTCCTCGCACACCGAAGTCACTGGCGCAGGCGAACTGGCTTACGTATCACAGTTTGGAACAAAGTTAGTTGCAGGTGCAACAAGTCCCACTTTAAAGGCAGTGTCAGTATTCCGAGAGCGTTACCTCACAGAACTTGCTAAAAGGGCTGAGGGGCAAGCCTTTGTAACTGATAAGATGCCTCATAACTTCAGATACATCGCCTTGATTTGTGCAGCATTTCCTGAGGCAAAGATTGTTCATGTACAGAGAAACGCTGAGGCTACATGTTGGTCAAACTTCAAGCATTACTTCGTTTCAAAAGACCTTGGGTATTCATACGACCTTCGAGATACAGTCAAATACTACGGGCTATACAAAGATCTCATGCACTTCTGGTCTCAAAGCTACAGCGATCGCATTTACAATCTCGATTACGATAAACTGACAGAAGACCAAGAGTCAGAAACACGGGGTTTGATAGAATACTTGGAGCTTAACTGGGAAGATGCATGTCTAGCTCCACAGAACAACAAGAGGTCTGTAAAGACGGCTTCTCAGCAGCAAGTTCGGCAGAAGGTTTATAAGGGCAGTTCACAAGCGTGGAGAAAGTATGAGCCATTTTTGGGTGGTGTGTTCGATGGACTTGAAGCTTATTAG